A region from the Aegilops tauschii subsp. strangulata cultivar AL8/78 chromosome 5, Aet v6.0, whole genome shotgun sequence genome encodes:
- the LOC109759881 gene encoding uncharacterized protein: MRGGNHLAMKSLVRLVNEWEIQLLVLVSFTLQLFLFSVGSLRRRSSSVVLTVLLWLSYLGADLVAAYVLGLISRQEVSTHHLSFLWAPFLLIHLGGQDTITAFAIQDNNLWVRHLLNLVVQMSLTLYIFWKSFDGGPNMKLLSPSILLFVTGIIKYWERTWALWCGSLRNIRDSDPCLAPSETSIDTSSDPVFSALRSEKAMRHFFSGVRCPAAAASHWHIDSLRPDLSSKLFGIMEIQLRVMFDDIYTKAMVLRKWHCTILRCISHLSFLAAFVLFSSVIRYKEERWYYSSVDTAITYGLFFGGFSLEVSSLCVIMMSPWTRAWLKEKTRHCTFLCSIITKLFRRKRWSSCMGQYTMLNYLLRSERPSAVFAPWDITWWSKSSLIVIRKLVHALWGAQAPLSISRKVDTRFVMVDEQIMRCVVQKIDQYLRYDGSSSPQQHWPNLGTVLQKIVQDHGPNFDHLSIIKLHLYTEIQLSRYVCTDTAVDNDADLVRRISHYMVYLLVNLPEVLPIYDSGESGRDSILQLYETLAGRHVDESGSESIAQLNETLEGRHVDAPLHRTILFLTKNEIPEPPAECTEAQLSELREAWVGLLLHAASKSRPEEHAAQLARGGELLTFIWLLMAHYGLGDVMDCPIEMTAEAPVGQRRYAF; the protein is encoded by the coding sequence ATGAGAGGGGGAAACCACTTAGCAATGAAAAGCTTGGTGCGGCTTGTCAATGAGTGGGAGATCCAACTACTGGTGCTTGTTAGCTTCACACTACAGCTCTTTCTCTTCTCTGTTGGTAGCCTCCGGCGGCGTAGCAGCAGCGTTGTATTGACAGTATTACTCTGGCTATCTTATTTGGGAGCGGACTTGGTAGCTGCTTATGTCCTAGGCCTCATCTCGCGACAAGAGGTTTCCACTCATCATCTGTCTTTTCTCTGGGCGCCCTTTCTCCTCATACATCTTGGCGGACAAGACACCATCACTGCCTTTGCCATTCAGGACAACAATCTCTGGGTGAGGCATTTGTTGAATCTTGTTGTCCAAATGTCCCTCACCCTCTATATCTTTTGGAAGTCATTCGATGGCGGCCCTAACATGAAGCTTCTTTCCCCTAGCATCCTTTTATTTGTTACTGGCATTATCAAGTATTGGGAGAGAACATGGGCTTTGTGGTGTGGCAGTCTGAGAAACATCAGGGACTCAGACCCATGTCTCGCTCCTTCGGAAACGAGCATTGATACCTCTTCTGATCCTGTTTTCTCTGCCTTGCGTTCAGAAAAGGCTATGCGTCATTTTTTTTCTGGCGTCAGGTGCCCCGCTGCAGCCGCTAGCCATTGGCATATAGATAGTTTACGCCCAGACCTTTCAAGCAAGTTATTTGGGATCATGGAGATTCAACTCCGCGTGATGTTTGATGATATCTATACTAAGGCCATGGTGCTTCGGAAGTGGCATTGCACCATCCTTCGGTGCATCTCACATCTTTCCTTTCTAGCCGCTTTTGTGCTCTTTTCTTCTGTAATAAGATACAAAGAGGAGAGGTGGTACTACAGTTCTGTTGACACTGCAATCACCTATGGATTGTTTTTCGGCGGTTTCTCTCTTGAAGTTTCCTCATTATGTGTCATCATGATGTCACCTTGGACCCGGGCATGGCTGAAGGAAAAGACTCGGCATTGCACCTTCCTTTGTTCCATCATCACTAAGTTGTTTAGAAGGAAAAGATGGTCAAGCTGCATGGGTCAGTACACCATGTTAAACTATTTGCTGCGGTCTGAACGGCCGTCTGCCGTCTTTGCTCCATGGGACATCACTTGGTGGTCAAAAAGTTCCCTGATCGTGATCAGAAAATTGGTGCACGCATTGTGGGGAGCACAGGCACCGTTGTCGATCAGTAGGAAGGTGGACACAAGGTTCGTGATGGTGGATGAGCAGATCATGAGATGCGTCGTCCAGAAGATTGATCAGTATCTCCGCTATGATGGATCAAGTAGCCCCCAGCAGCACTGGCCAAATCTAGGTACAGTGCTACAGAAGATAGTGCAGGATCATGGTCCCAATTTTGATCATCTCTCCATTATCAAGCTCCATTTATACACAGAGATACAGCTGAGTAGGTATGTATGCACTGACACTGCTGTGGACAATGATGCTGATCTGGTCCGGAGGATATCACACTATATGGTTTATCTTTTGGTGAATCTCCCTGAAGTGCTGCCAATCTACGATAGCGGCGAAAGTGGCCGTGATTCAATATTACAGCTGTATGAAACCTTGGCGGGTAGGCATGTTGATGAAAGTGGCAGTGAGTCAATAGCACAGCTCAATGAAACCTTGGAGGGTAGGCATGTTGATGCCCCCCTGCATCGGACAATTTTGTTTCTTACAAAAAATGAAATTCCGGAGCCCCCGGCCGAGTGCACAGAAGCGCAGCTGTCAGAGCTCCGAGAGGCGTGGGTAGGCCTGCTCCTCCACGCCGCCAGCAAGTCGCGGCCGGAGGAGCATGCGGCGCAGCTAGCCAGAGGGGGGGAGCTCCTTACCTTCATCTGGCTGCTCATGGCCCACTACGGACTTGGGGATGTGATGGACTGCCCCATCGAGATGACGGCTGAGGCACCTGTTGGTCAGCGCCGCTACGCCTTCTGA